From Sceloporus undulatus isolate JIND9_A2432 ecotype Alabama chromosome 6, SceUnd_v1.1, whole genome shotgun sequence, one genomic window encodes:
- the LOC121935084 gene encoding major prion protein homolog encodes MMGKYLMTCWLAVFLLLLQSDVSLSKKKPKPSGGGWNTGGQRQPGYPQQPGYPRNPGYPQGGYPQQPGYPPRGNPGYPQQPGYGGGYGGGYGGGYGGGYGAKPWKPKPPKPKMKHMAGAAIGGAAVGALGGYLLGRSMSNMQFGFNNPNEERWWYQNRDRYSDQVYHPPYDPSVSREVFVRDCMNVTVTEYIQPTGNQTVDDMEKKVVPLVVREMCTEQYRLLSGVALLLANPSLVFLITLTMCFLIH; translated from the coding sequence ATGATGGGGAAGTACCTGATGACTTGTTGGCTTGCTGTTTTCCTTCTCCTGCTGCAGAGTGATGTGTCTCtttccaaaaagaagcccaaaCCCAGTGGTGGCGGCTGGAATACAGGGGGACAGCGTCAACCTGGATATCCCCAGCAGCCTGGATATCCCCGCAATCCTGGCTACCCACAAGGTGGCTATCCTCAACAACCTGGTTATCCCCCACGGGGTAATCCTGGCTACCCACAACAACCTGGGTATGGTGGCGGCTATGGTGGAGGCTATGGAGGAGGCTATGGAGGGGGTTATGGGGCCAAGCCATGGAAGCCAAAGCCACCCAAGCCCAAAATGAAGCACATGGCAGGAGCAGCTATCGGAGGGGCTGCAGTGGGAGCCCTTGGTGGCTACCTCTTAGGCAGATCCATGTCCAATATGCAGTTCGGCTTTAACAACCCGAATGAGGAACGTTGGTGGTACCAAAACCGCGACCGTTATTCAGACCAAGTATACCATCCACCCTACGACCCATCTGTTTCGAGGGAAGTCTTTGTAAGAGACTGCATGAATGTCACAGTGACGGAATACATACAGCCCACTGGCAATCAAACCGTAGATGACATGGAAAAGAAAGTTGTGCCACTTGTGGTGCGTGAAATGTGTACAGAACAATACCGGTTGCTCTCAGGGGTTGCTCTCCTTCTTGCCAACCCTTCCCTGGTCTTCCTCATCACCTTAACCATGTGTTTCCTCATACACTGA